The Candidatus Jordarchaeales archaeon genome includes a window with the following:
- a CDS encoding HEAT repeat domain-containing protein, with protein sequence MKETLFEKLGILLLNGKEEEALDLLKTLMCDEDPEVKVASLAVISTLMQRFRRVVEGVLPLVLRAALTDQQTYVRGNALEVLGKAACYTPNAVVDSLPEVISCINSQDSNLAWNAVVTLGWIGGSNPKIVEPFMEEIAKNLDSEHEIARGASAMAMGWIGGVRPDLVKKYVLKLVKVATSDEKEEVRLNAMDALASISHADATLLKGFLKNIALASITDENENVRGSALEAITGFCKRFPDASAEVVLSILDNVFENRDVNWKAIATIGFLGAGNPDAIPYILNTLTGQLGNLKGAARATAILAVGWVLGNNPGFPTREAEKVINFLVRFLKDEDSKVRESVIEAIGWISANSHALLKKYLPVVLNVLRDERDSAVKRKSEEVAELMSKRLLDYEAKS encoded by the coding sequence ATGAAGGAGACTCTCTTCGAAAAGTTAGGAATACTTTTGCTCAACGGCAAAGAAGAAGAGGCCCTAGACCTCCTAAAAACCCTTATGTGCGACGAGGACCCGGAGGTTAAGGTGGCGTCGCTGGCTGTGATTAGCACATTAATGCAACGCTTCCGCAGAGTTGTTGAAGGAGTGCTCCCGCTCGTTTTAAGAGCAGCGCTAACCGACCAGCAGACCTATGTGAGGGGTAACGCATTGGAAGTCCTAGGTAAAGCAGCATGCTACACTCCCAACGCTGTCGTGGACTCCTTGCCTGAAGTGATTTCATGCATAAACTCCCAGGACAGCAACTTGGCCTGGAATGCCGTCGTCACATTGGGATGGATCGGTGGAAGCAACCCCAAGATAGTAGAACCATTCATGGAAGAAATAGCTAAAAACCTTGACTCTGAGCACGAAATCGCAAGAGGAGCTTCTGCAATGGCGATGGGGTGGATAGGTGGCGTCCGCCCAGATCTCGTAAAGAAATACGTTCTGAAGCTAGTCAAAGTAGCCACTTCTGACGAAAAAGAAGAAGTAAGATTGAACGCCATGGATGCATTAGCGTCAATATCTCACGCCGACGCCACACTGCTTAAAGGCTTCCTGAAAAACATAGCGCTAGCATCTATCACTGATGAAAACGAGAACGTTAGGGGAAGCGCCCTAGAGGCAATAACTGGATTCTGTAAAAGGTTTCCGGATGCATCCGCAGAAGTAGTGTTATCCATACTGGATAACGTCTTCGAGAATAGAGATGTTAACTGGAAGGCCATCGCCACCATAGGATTCCTAGGAGCCGGAAACCCCGACGCCATCCCTTACATTTTAAACACTCTTACTGGACAACTGGGTAATTTAAAAGGCGCTGCTAGGGCGACAGCAATACTGGCGGTGGGGTGGGTCCTAGGAAACAACCCCGGGTTCCCTACGCGAGAAGCAGAAAAAGTAATTAATTTCCTGGTACGTTTCCTAAAGGACGAGGACTCAAAAGTTAGAGAAAGCGTCATTGAAGCCATAGGGTGGATAAGCGCTAACAGCCACGCGTTGTTGAAGAAATATCTGCCAGTTGTATTGAACGTGCTGCGTGACGAGAGAGACAGTGCTGTTAAGAGAAAATCGGAAGAAGTTGCAGAACTTATGAGCAAAAGGCTATTAGACTATGAAGCGAAAAGTTAA